Proteins encoded by one window of Vanacampus margaritifer isolate UIUO_Vmar chromosome 17, RoL_Vmar_1.0, whole genome shotgun sequence:
- the dnajc8 gene encoding dnaJ homolog subfamily C member 8 isoform X3, with product MAASGGESSQAVSDDLFQNFYSEVKQIEKRDSVLTSKQQIDRLLRPGSSYFNLNPFEVLQIDPDATDIDLKKRFRALSILVHPDKNQDDVERAQQAFEAVDKAYKLLQDQDQKKRALDVIQAGMEYVEHMVKEKKKQLKKEGKSQIVEEDDPEVFKQAVYKQTMKLFAELAIKRKEREAKDMHERKRAREEEIEVAEKAKRDREWQKNFEETRDGRVDSWRTFQAKGKSKEKKNRSFLKPPKVKMEQRE from the exons ATGGCGGCGAGCGGTGGCGAGTCTTCACAGGCTGTGTCCGATGatttatttcaaaacttttacTCGGAG GTGAAGCAGATCGAGAAAAGAGACTCGGTGTTAACGTCCAAGCAGCAGATTGACCGACTGCTCAGGCCTGGCTCATCCTACTTTAATCTGAACCCCTTCGAG GTACTACAAATTGATCCAGATGCAACAGATATTGACTTAAAGAAAAGATTCAGAGCG TTATCCATTCTGGTCCATCCAGACAAAAACCAGGATGATGTCGAAAGAGCACAGCAAGCATTTGAAG CTGTAGACAAGGCATACAAACTCCTTCAGGACCAAGACCAGAAGAAGAGGGCATTAGATGTAATTCAGGCGGGAATGGAATATGTAGAGCACATG gtaaaagagaaaaagaaacagTTAAAGAAAGAAGGGAAATCCCAGATAGTGGAAGAGGATGACCCTGAAGTT TTCAAGCAAGCAGTGTATAAGCAGACCATGAAACTGTTTGCTGAGCTTGCCATCAAGAGGAAGGAAAGAGAAGCGAAGGACATGCATGAAAG GAAAAGAGCACGAGAGGAAGAAATTGAAGTAGCAGAGAAAGCAAAGCGAGACAGAGAATGGCAGAAAAACTTTGAG GAAACAAGAGATGGCCGTGTAGACAGTTGGAGGACGTTCCAGGCTAAGGGCAAGAGCAAGGAGAAAAAGAACAGGTCCTTCCTCAAACCCCCCAAAGTaaagatggagcagagggaatgA
- the dnajc8 gene encoding dnaJ homolog subfamily C member 8 isoform X1, whose protein sequence is MLLLMFTLTKEKTRRNNLHAQMPKLLLQVSWSPSDDFSTLDCSPVTTQAECNHLIVKQIEKRDSVLTSKQQIDRLLRPGSSYFNLNPFEVLQIDPDATDIDLKKRFRALSILVHPDKNQDDVERAQQAFEAVDKAYKLLQDQDQKKRALDVIQAGMEYVEHMVKEKKKQLKKEGKSQIVEEDDPEVFKQAVYKQTMKLFAELAIKRKEREAKDMHERKRAREEEIEVAEKAKRDREWQKNFEETRDGRVDSWRTFQAKGKSKEKKNRSFLKPPKVKMEQRE, encoded by the exons ATGTTGCTGTTAATGTTTAcattaacaaaagaaaaaactagAAGAAATAACCTGCATGCGCAGATGCCCAAATTGCT CctgcaggtgagctggagcccatcAGACGACTTTTCCACCCTCGACTGCTCGCCAGTAACGACCCAAGCAGAGTGCAATCATcttatt GTGAAGCAGATCGAGAAAAGAGACTCGGTGTTAACGTCCAAGCAGCAGATTGACCGACTGCTCAGGCCTGGCTCATCCTACTTTAATCTGAACCCCTTCGAG GTACTACAAATTGATCCAGATGCAACAGATATTGACTTAAAGAAAAGATTCAGAGCG TTATCCATTCTGGTCCATCCAGACAAAAACCAGGATGATGTCGAAAGAGCACAGCAAGCATTTGAAG CTGTAGACAAGGCATACAAACTCCTTCAGGACCAAGACCAGAAGAAGAGGGCATTAGATGTAATTCAGGCGGGAATGGAATATGTAGAGCACATG gtaaaagagaaaaagaaacagTTAAAGAAAGAAGGGAAATCCCAGATAGTGGAAGAGGATGACCCTGAAGTT TTCAAGCAAGCAGTGTATAAGCAGACCATGAAACTGTTTGCTGAGCTTGCCATCAAGAGGAAGGAAAGAGAAGCGAAGGACATGCATGAAAG GAAAAGAGCACGAGAGGAAGAAATTGAAGTAGCAGAGAAAGCAAAGCGAGACAGAGAATGGCAGAAAAACTTTGAG GAAACAAGAGATGGCCGTGTAGACAGTTGGAGGACGTTCCAGGCTAAGGGCAAGAGCAAGGAGAAAAAGAACAGGTCCTTCCTCAAACCCCCCAAAGTaaagatggagcagagggaatgA
- the dnajc8 gene encoding dnaJ homolog subfamily C member 8 isoform X2 → MPPNDNGLQVSWSPSDDFSTLDCSPVTTQAECNHLIVKQIEKRDSVLTSKQQIDRLLRPGSSYFNLNPFEVLQIDPDATDIDLKKRFRALSILVHPDKNQDDVERAQQAFEAVDKAYKLLQDQDQKKRALDVIQAGMEYVEHMVKEKKKQLKKEGKSQIVEEDDPEVFKQAVYKQTMKLFAELAIKRKEREAKDMHERKRAREEEIEVAEKAKRDREWQKNFEETRDGRVDSWRTFQAKGKSKEKKNRSFLKPPKVKMEQRE, encoded by the exons ATGCCACCAAATGACAATGG CctgcaggtgagctggagcccatcAGACGACTTTTCCACCCTCGACTGCTCGCCAGTAACGACCCAAGCAGAGTGCAATCATcttatt GTGAAGCAGATCGAGAAAAGAGACTCGGTGTTAACGTCCAAGCAGCAGATTGACCGACTGCTCAGGCCTGGCTCATCCTACTTTAATCTGAACCCCTTCGAG GTACTACAAATTGATCCAGATGCAACAGATATTGACTTAAAGAAAAGATTCAGAGCG TTATCCATTCTGGTCCATCCAGACAAAAACCAGGATGATGTCGAAAGAGCACAGCAAGCATTTGAAG CTGTAGACAAGGCATACAAACTCCTTCAGGACCAAGACCAGAAGAAGAGGGCATTAGATGTAATTCAGGCGGGAATGGAATATGTAGAGCACATG gtaaaagagaaaaagaaacagTTAAAGAAAGAAGGGAAATCCCAGATAGTGGAAGAGGATGACCCTGAAGTT TTCAAGCAAGCAGTGTATAAGCAGACCATGAAACTGTTTGCTGAGCTTGCCATCAAGAGGAAGGAAAGAGAAGCGAAGGACATGCATGAAAG GAAAAGAGCACGAGAGGAAGAAATTGAAGTAGCAGAGAAAGCAAAGCGAGACAGAGAATGGCAGAAAAACTTTGAG GAAACAAGAGATGGCCGTGTAGACAGTTGGAGGACGTTCCAGGCTAAGGGCAAGAGCAAGGAGAAAAAGAACAGGTCCTTCCTCAAACCCCCCAAAGTaaagatggagcagagggaatgA